In the bacterium genome, one interval contains:
- a CDS encoding DUF4911 domain-containing protein, with the protein MNAMADVGGLEPIFLRVAPIDIALVKFIFESYEGVGIVRTLDRRAAVIVALISRDFLADARGIVADLQGRIGCEVIPPPPGAGDDWLLALMEDSSGE; encoded by the coding sequence ATGAACGCGATGGCGGACGTCGGCGGTCTCGAGCCGATCTTCCTGCGCGTCGCGCCGATCGACATCGCGCTGGTGAAGTTCATCTTCGAATCCTACGAAGGCGTCGGCATCGTCCGTACCCTCGATCGCCGCGCCGCGGTCATCGTCGCCCTCATCAGTCGCGACTTCCTCGCCGACGCCCGCGGCATCGTCGCCGACCTGCAGGGCCGCATCGGCTGCGAGGTGATCCCCCCGCCGCCCGGCGCCGGCGACGACTGGCTGCTGGCGCTGATGGAGGATTCCTCCGGCGAGTGA
- a CDS encoding YdcF family protein, translating to MRWRALAVVGLALLALAVAALPLLAAAGRFLVEDDPLRRTDAIVVLTGSYPDRIIEAATLYREGWAPRIILCREPENAGFARLRSLGVTVPRLFELNRSVAEQLGVPADAITVLDRPAGSTYSEAEVVLGDAIAHGYRSILIVTSKYHSTRAARIYRHLAAGRLEIIVRGARDDDFQPAGWWRDRPSTRRVVIEYQKLLTFLLLDRWKMAPVPDAATPAPTPA from the coding sequence ATGCGCTGGCGGGCGCTCGCGGTCGTCGGCCTGGCGCTGCTCGCGCTGGCGGTCGCGGCGCTGCCGCTGCTCGCCGCCGCCGGCCGCTTCCTGGTCGAGGACGACCCGCTGCGGCGGACCGACGCCATCGTCGTCCTCACCGGCTCGTACCCCGATCGCATCATCGAGGCGGCGACGCTCTACCGCGAGGGCTGGGCGCCGCGCATCATCCTCTGCCGCGAACCGGAGAATGCCGGCTTCGCGCGGCTGCGGTCACTCGGGGTGACGGTGCCGCGGCTGTTCGAGCTCAACCGCTCGGTCGCCGAGCAGCTCGGCGTGCCGGCCGACGCCATCACCGTGCTCGATCGACCGGCGGGCAGCACCTACAGCGAAGCCGAGGTCGTGCTCGGCGACGCCATCGCCCACGGCTACCGCTCGATCCTCATCGTCACCTCGAAGTACCATTCGACCCGGGCGGCGCGGATCTATCGGCATCTCGCCGCCGGACGGCTGGAGATCATCGTTCGCGGGGCGCGCGACGACGACTTCCAACCCGCCGGGTGGTGGCGCGACCGTCCGAGCACGCGCCGGGTGGTGATCGAGTACCAGAAGCTGCTCACCTTTCTCCTCCTCGATCGCTGGAAGATGGCGCCCGTCCCCGACGCCGCGACCCCGGCGCCGACGCCGGCATGA
- a CDS encoding SDR family NAD(P)-dependent oxidoreductase — protein MSHPLAGAVVVVTGASSGIGRALATALVARGARVVAAARSADRLAALAEELGSALIPVVADVASAAAAQRLIAAAGRVDAVINNAGIGQVEPFLESDPAVWQATLDTNLIGALLVTRAALPAMLDAGRGVVLNVGSASAAGWPYLTLYAASKAALHAASIALDREYAERGVRVLHVEIGPTQGTDFGSRSDPIHLPAAARAWTALGIPWNRGVTTPADSAGVILAALERALARCAG, from the coding sequence ATGAGCCATCCACTGGCGGGCGCGGTCGTCGTAGTCACCGGCGCCTCGAGCGGCATCGGCCGGGCGCTGGCGACTGCGCTCGTCGCCCGTGGCGCGCGCGTGGTCGCGGCAGCGCGCTCCGCCGATCGTCTCGCGGCGCTCGCCGAGGAGCTCGGTTCGGCGCTCATCCCGGTGGTGGCCGACGTCGCCAGTGCCGCCGCCGCGCAGCGGCTGATCGCCGCCGCCGGCCGCGTCGATGCCGTGATCAACAATGCCGGGATCGGTCAGGTCGAACCGTTCCTCGAGTCGGACCCCGCGGTCTGGCAGGCGACCCTCGACACCAATCTGATCGGCGCGCTGCTGGTGACCCGCGCCGCGCTGCCGGCGATGCTCGACGCCGGGCGCGGCGTCGTCCTCAACGTCGGCTCGGCCAGCGCCGCCGGGTGGCCGTATCTGACGCTCTACGCGGCGTCGAAGGCGGCGCTGCACGCCGCCAGCATCGCGCTCGACCGCGAATACGCGGAGCGCGGCGTGCGCGTGCTGCACGTCGAGATCGGTCCCACCCAGGGGACGGACTTCGGCAGCCGCTCCGACCCGATCCACCTGCCGGCCGCGGCGCGCGCCTGGACCGCGCTCGGCATCCCGTGGAACCGCGGCGTCACCACTCCTGCCGACTCCGCCGGGGTCATCCTGGCCGCGCTCGAGCGGGCGCTGGCCCGGTGCGCGGGGTGA
- a CDS encoding cysteine hydrolase, with product MSELELPVRRAALLLVELQNDIVHESNVGAPGFRGILAAQVQKRGVLGKAQALAAAARAAAVPVGYVNYARKPDFPRPRTLLHRRTGATPTLIEGTWGAQTHAAVTPDERDFVFTRSIGIDGSYGTQLYPVMRMLGRDALLVCGVSTNLAVEGLVRASVNRGFEMFVIEDCCAGFPDAWHDFSVTNILPLLSTVTSSTAVLAALQAASV from the coding sequence ATGAGCGAGCTCGAACTGCCCGTGCGTCGCGCCGCGCTGCTGCTGGTCGAGCTGCAGAACGACATCGTCCACGAATCGAACGTCGGCGCCCCCGGCTTCCGCGGCATCCTCGCCGCCCAGGTGCAGAAGCGCGGCGTGCTCGGCAAGGCGCAGGCGCTGGCCGCGGCAGCGCGCGCCGCCGCGGTCCCCGTCGGCTACGTCAACTACGCGCGCAAGCCGGACTTCCCGCGCCCGCGCACCCTGCTGCATCGCCGCACCGGCGCGACGCCGACCCTCATCGAGGGCACCTGGGGGGCGCAGACGCACGCCGCGGTCACGCCCGACGAGCGCGATTTCGTCTTCACCCGCTCCATCGGCATCGACGGCTCCTACGGCACGCAGCTCTACCCGGTGATGCGCATGCTCGGCCGCGACGCCCTGCTGGTCTGCGGCGTGTCGACCAACCTCGCGGTCGAGGGGTTGGTGCGCGCCTCGGTGAACCGCGGCTTCGAGATGTTCGTCATCGAGGACTGCTGCGCTGGCTTTCCCGATGCCTGGCACGATTTCTCGGTGACCAACATCCTGCCGCTGCTGTCGACGGTGACCTCGTCCACCGCCGTGCTCGCCGCGCTGCAGGCGGCGTCCGTATGA
- a CDS encoding TIGR03619 family F420-dependent LLM class oxidoreductase gives MRRALSFGIGLPVVQQVPTQTQAWEGDAGPEEIVAVARAADRLGYAWVTCSDHVAVPAAYAASMGATWYEPATTLAFVAAATQRVRLMSHVLVLPYRHPLLAAKLFATLDRLSGGRVIIGAGSGHLKPEFRSLGIDHATRAAISEEYLEALAAALANDVSSFSGRFVRWRDMMVSPRPLQQPRPPLWIGGNTPAMAERAGRCGDGWVPWQITREDFAAQAAQARAAHRAAGRGGTFTAVAPVAAGRVEDPAQLIATAAAWRDAGADAVHLGLTHDSPRHLIELLELVAERVLPAFH, from the coding sequence ATGCGGCGCGCGCTCTCCTTCGGCATTGGCCTCCCGGTGGTGCAGCAGGTGCCGACGCAGACCCAGGCGTGGGAGGGCGACGCCGGGCCGGAGGAGATCGTCGCCGTGGCCCGCGCCGCCGACCGCCTCGGCTACGCCTGGGTGACGTGCAGCGATCACGTCGCCGTCCCCGCCGCCTATGCCGCCAGCATGGGCGCCACCTGGTACGAGCCGGCGACGACGCTGGCCTTCGTCGCCGCGGCGACCCAGCGCGTGCGGCTGATGTCGCACGTCCTGGTGCTCCCCTACCGCCATCCCCTGCTGGCGGCGAAGCTCTTCGCCACCCTCGACCGGCTGTCCGGCGGTCGGGTCATCATCGGCGCCGGCAGCGGTCACCTGAAGCCCGAGTTCCGCTCCCTCGGCATCGATCACGCGACCCGCGCCGCGATCAGCGAGGAGTACCTGGAGGCGCTGGCGGCGGCGCTGGCGAACGACGTCTCCAGCTTCAGCGGCCGCTTCGTCCGCTGGCGCGACATGATGGTGTCGCCGCGGCCGCTGCAGCAGCCCCGCCCGCCGTTGTGGATCGGCGGCAACACCCCGGCGATGGCCGAGCGCGCCGGCCGCTGCGGCGACGGCTGGGTGCCCTGGCAGATCACGCGCGAGGACTTCGCGGCACAGGCGGCGCAGGCGCGGGCGGCACATCGCGCCGCCGGGCGCGGCGGGACCTTCACGGCGGTCGCGCCGGTGGCCGCCGGGCGGGTCGAGGATCCGGCGCAGTTGATCGCCACCGCAGCCGCGTGGCGCGACGCCGGCGCCGACGCCGTCCACCTCGGGCTCACGCACGACAGCCCCCGCCATCTGATCGAGCTGCTCGAATTGGTCGCCGAACGGGTCCTGCCGGCATTCCACTAG
- the bamD gene encoding outer membrane protein assembly factor BamD — MRRATMLVVATAAAAMGAGCGPKQQISAAEYYNTAAENMRLGSYTQAIQGYKSLLDEHPFNEHSEEAELEIGVAQYKDNACPEASASLTDFQRRHPTSPYLPFVGYLLGQCAELQMRTADRDQSASQNAQAYYQALIQQYPTSPYALLARDRLAYARETLATHELDVAKFYEHQKNDRAAEIRIIDLVNRYPETDVAGQALLDLGALYERVDDPDKAVLAYTAVVYHHPDHEAARQAEEALDRLEKDHPAPSGDPLVLLRAETGRTRDLAATQAAPKPVQKSQRGGPPPAGTGFGLPGGAGPFGGQGAGPYGGRY; from the coding sequence ATGCGAAGGGCAACGATGCTGGTGGTCGCGACGGCGGCCGCCGCGATGGGCGCCGGTTGCGGGCCGAAACAGCAGATCAGCGCCGCGGAGTATTACAACACCGCGGCCGAGAACATGCGCCTCGGTTCGTACACGCAGGCGATCCAGGGCTACAAGTCGCTGCTCGACGAGCACCCGTTCAACGAGCACAGCGAGGAAGCGGAGCTGGAGATCGGCGTCGCCCAGTACAAGGACAACGCCTGTCCCGAAGCGAGCGCGTCGCTGACCGACTTCCAGCGGCGGCATCCGACGAGCCCCTACCTGCCCTTCGTCGGCTACCTCCTCGGGCAGTGCGCCGAGCTGCAGATGCGCACCGCCGACCGCGACCAGAGCGCCTCGCAAAACGCCCAGGCCTACTACCAGGCGCTGATCCAGCAGTATCCGACCAGCCCATACGCGCTGCTGGCGCGCGACCGCCTCGCCTACGCCCGCGAGACCCTGGCGACGCACGAGCTCGACGTCGCCAAGTTCTACGAGCACCAGAAGAACGACCGCGCCGCCGAGATCCGCATCATCGACCTGGTGAACCGGTATCCGGAGACGGACGTGGCCGGACAGGCGCTGCTCGATCTCGGCGCGCTGTACGAGCGCGTCGACGATCCCGACAAGGCCGTGCTGGCGTACACCGCGGTCGTCTACCACCACCCGGACCACGAGGCGGCGCGCCAGGCCGAGGAGGCGCTCGACCGACTGGAGAAGGACCACCCGGCGCCGAGCGGCGACCCGCTCGTGTTGCTGCGCGCCGAGACCGGGCGCACCCGCGATCTGGCGGCGACGCAGGCAGCGCCGAAGCCGGTCCAGAAGAGTCAGCGCGGTGGTCCCCCGCCGGCCGGCACCGGATTCGGCCTCCCTGGCGGCGCCGGGCCGTTCGGTGGCCAGGGGGCTGGGCCGTACGGCGGCCGCTACTGA
- a CDS encoding HesA/MoeB/ThiF family protein has protein sequence MNGRGWTSDSERLASARTMVVGLGALGCPAARVLAAAGVGTIALVDPDRVELSNLHRQPLHTTDAIGELKVASAAAALQREFPNLRLEAHAVRLEAANLPELFAGVDFVIDATDGAASKFLINDGAVRIGTPFSHAGILGFLGQTMTVVPGRSACLRCLFPEPPSEAEDVSCRDAGVIGPLAGAIGAIQAGEAIKHLTGRGEPLLDRLLTIDARSGVWRRVRLSRSPRCPICAPTVRRRLDAADAAR, from the coding sequence ATGAACGGACGAGGTTGGACATCCGACAGCGAGCGGCTGGCGTCGGCGCGGACGATGGTCGTCGGCCTCGGCGCCTTGGGGTGTCCGGCGGCGCGGGTTCTCGCCGCCGCGGGCGTCGGCACCATCGCGCTCGTGGACCCGGATCGGGTGGAGCTCTCGAATCTGCACCGACAGCCCTTGCACACGACGGACGCCATCGGCGAGCTCAAGGTCGCCTCCGCGGCCGCTGCCCTGCAGCGGGAGTTCCCGAACCTCCGGCTGGAGGCGCACGCGGTCCGGCTCGAGGCGGCGAATCTGCCGGAGCTGTTCGCCGGCGTCGATTTCGTGATCGATGCCACTGACGGCGCCGCCAGCAAGTTCCTCATCAACGACGGCGCCGTCCGCATCGGGACGCCCTTCTCGCACGCCGGCATCCTCGGGTTCCTCGGCCAGACGATGACCGTCGTGCCGGGCCGGAGCGCCTGCCTCCGCTGCCTGTTCCCGGAGCCGCCGAGCGAGGCGGAGGATGTCTCGTGCCGCGACGCGGGGGTGATCGGCCCGCTGGCCGGAGCCATCGGCGCCATCCAGGCCGGGGAGGCGATCAAGCACCTGACTGGTCGGGGCGAGCCACTCCTCGACCGGCTGCTGACCATCGACGCGCGCAGCGGCGTCTGGAGGCGAGTGCGGCTGTCGCGCAGTCCCCGCTGCCCGATCTGCGCGCCAACCGTCCGGCGGCGTCTGGATGCCGCGGATGCGGCGCGATAA
- a CDS encoding threonine synthase produces the protein MAYVLGLRCRECGADYPHEPLHVCEQCFGPLEVQYDYAAIRRVVSRETIAARPRNLWRYRELLPVLADPVVGPHSGCTPLVRADRLAAALGVRELYVKDDSVNHPTFSYKDRVVSVAISKAIELGFDTVSCASTGNLANSVSAHAARAGLNCFIFIPDDLEQGKILGSAIYGPHTVAIRGNYDDVNRLCSEIADKYRWAFVNINVRPFYTEGAKTYGFEIAEQLGWTFPQHIVVPTAGGTILPKIARAFSELQELGLVDAPLPKIYSAQAAGCAPVVHAMHRGTDLIEPVKPDTIAKSIAIGNPADGYYVLQALRESGGWAEAATDAEIVDAIHLLARTEGIFTEPAGGTTVAVTRKLIEQGRIPRDESIVISITGNGYKTLEAVRDSVASPVVINARLQEFDHLFDSLTPQARRAAGDA, from the coding sequence ATGGCCTACGTTCTGGGGCTGCGCTGCCGCGAGTGCGGCGCCGACTACCCGCACGAACCGTTGCACGTCTGCGAGCAGTGCTTCGGCCCGCTGGAGGTGCAGTACGACTATGCCGCCATCCGGCGCGTCGTGAGCCGTGAGACCATCGCGGCGCGGCCGCGCAACCTCTGGCGCTACCGCGAGCTGCTGCCGGTGCTCGCCGACCCGGTGGTGGGGCCGCACTCCGGCTGCACACCGCTGGTCCGGGCCGATCGGCTGGCGGCGGCGCTGGGCGTGCGCGAGCTGTACGTCAAGGACGACTCGGTCAATCATCCGACGTTTTCGTACAAGGACCGGGTCGTGTCGGTCGCCATCTCCAAGGCCATCGAGCTCGGGTTCGACACCGTCTCCTGCGCCTCGACCGGCAACCTCGCCAACAGCGTCTCGGCGCATGCCGCCCGCGCCGGGCTCAACTGCTTCATCTTCATTCCCGACGATCTCGAGCAGGGAAAGATCCTCGGCTCGGCGATCTACGGCCCGCACACGGTGGCGATCCGCGGCAACTACGACGACGTCAACCGCCTGTGCAGTGAGATCGCCGACAAGTATCGCTGGGCGTTCGTCAACATCAACGTCCGTCCGTTCTATACCGAGGGCGCCAAGACCTACGGGTTCGAGATCGCCGAGCAGCTCGGCTGGACCTTCCCCCAGCACATCGTGGTGCCGACCGCCGGCGGCACGATCCTGCCGAAGATCGCCAGGGCCTTCAGCGAGCTGCAGGAGCTCGGGCTGGTCGACGCGCCGCTGCCGAAGATCTACTCGGCGCAGGCCGCCGGCTGCGCGCCGGTGGTGCACGCGATGCATCGCGGCACCGACCTCATCGAGCCGGTGAAGCCCGACACCATCGCCAAGTCGATCGCCATCGGCAATCCCGCCGATGGCTACTACGTGCTGCAGGCGCTGCGGGAATCCGGTGGCTGGGCGGAAGCCGCGACGGACGCGGAGATCGTCGACGCCATCCACCTGTTGGCGCGCACCGAAGGCATCTTCACCGAGCCCGCCGGTGGCACCACCGTGGCGGTGACCCGCAAGCTGATCGAACAGGGACGCATCCCGCGCGACGAGTCGATCGTCATCAGCATCACCGGCAACGGCTACAAGACGCTCGAAGCGGTGCGCGACAGCGTCGCGTCACCGGTCGTGATCAACGCCAGGCTGCAGGAGTTCGACCATCTCTTCGACTCGCTCACCCCGCAGGCGCGCCGTGCCGCCGGCGACGCGTGA
- a CDS encoding MoaD/ThiS family protein: protein MPAKVRIPTPLRRFTGGAEEVGATGATVGAVVSDLERQFAGIRERLCDEEGRVRRFVNIYLNGDDIRFLSNLETAVKDGDELSIVPAIAGG, encoded by the coding sequence ATGCCCGCCAAGGTCCGCATTCCCACCCCGCTGCGTCGCTTCACCGGCGGCGCCGAAGAAGTCGGCGCCACCGGCGCCACCGTCGGCGCCGTGGTCAGCGATCTCGAACGCCAGTTCGCTGGCATCAGAGAACGCCTGTGTGACGAGGAAGGACGCGTCCGCCGCTTCGTCAACATCTACCTCAACGGTGACGACATCCGCTTCCTCAGCAATCTCGAGACGGCGGTGAAGGACGGCGACGAGCTGTCCATCGTGCCGGCGATCGCGGGAGGCTGA
- a CDS encoding pyridoxal-phosphate dependent enzyme: protein MAGAATRVPLPEGAARRGSILELVGRTPLLDVTALAGGASPRVQVYAKLEGFNPGGSVKDRAALWMVRHGLATGALAPGKTIIDSTSGNTGIALAMIGAALGYPVTLVMPDNVSRERKRIINAFGAEVVYSSGLEGSDGAILKCRALLHEQPERYFKPDQYFNAMNPQAHYESTGPEIWEATEGRVTHFVAGIGTGGTIMGTGRYLKARNPRIQVIAAEPDDALHGLEGLKHMATSIVPGIYHETELDGKVPVPTDAAYDLVYELGARHGLIVGQSSGAALYAARRIARDIDAGVVVAIFPDFGDRYLSTNLWTGWAKWQRHHPRA, encoded by the coding sequence ATGGCGGGGGCAGCGACGCGTGTCCCGCTGCCCGAGGGCGCCGCGCGCCGCGGCTCGATCCTCGAACTGGTGGGGCGGACGCCGCTCCTCGACGTCACCGCGCTCGCGGGCGGCGCGTCGCCGCGCGTGCAGGTGTACGCCAAGCTGGAGGGCTTCAACCCCGGCGGCTCGGTCAAGGACCGGGCCGCGCTGTGGATGGTGCGCCATGGTCTGGCGACCGGCGCGCTGGCTCCGGGCAAGACGATCATCGACTCGACCTCGGGCAACACCGGCATCGCGCTGGCGATGATCGGCGCCGCCCTCGGCTACCCGGTGACGCTGGTGATGCCGGACAACGTCAGTCGGGAGCGCAAGCGGATCATCAACGCCTTCGGCGCCGAGGTCGTCTACAGTAGCGGCCTCGAGGGATCCGACGGGGCGATCCTCAAGTGCCGCGCCCTGCTCCACGAACAGCCGGAGCGTTACTTCAAGCCCGACCAGTACTTCAACGCCATGAACCCACAGGCCCACTACGAAAGCACGGGCCCGGAGATCTGGGAGGCGACGGAAGGCCGGGTCACGCACTTCGTGGCCGGCATCGGCACCGGCGGCACGATCATGGGCACCGGGCGCTATCTCAAGGCGCGCAATCCGCGCATCCAGGTCATCGCCGCCGAGCCCGACGACGCGCTGCACGGCCTCGAGGGCCTCAAGCACATGGCGACGTCGATCGTGCCCGGCATCTACCACGAGACGGAGCTGGACGGGAAAGTGCCCGTCCCCACCGACGCCGCCTACGACCTCGTGTACGAGCTCGGCGCGCGGCACGGGTTGATCGTCGGCCAGTCGAGCGGCGCCGCCCTGTACGCCGCGCGGCGCATCGCCCGCGACATCGACGCGGGCGTGGTGGTGGCCATCTTCCCGGATTTCGGCGACCGCTACCTGAGCACGAACCTGTGGACGGGATGGGCGAAATGGCAACGACACCACCCGCGCGCATGA
- a CDS encoding zf-HC2 domain-containing protein, producing MTTCREARPLLPLFFDGELEARQMRAVALHSTRCSECEHELRDLEQLQESISLHINELVDTIDPGQVWAGVAPRLSGRAPSWHERWVTWWEEARAGWRIRGPAFAGLAAAALLALIVVQRGGEMVPAAKQVATARGPKIDNSAKLDSMQSSVDSVALVTEPETNTTMLWIMDDATGAIEHVADDLGAAE from the coding sequence ATGACCACGTGTCGCGAGGCGAGGCCGCTGCTGCCGCTCTTCTTCGACGGCGAGCTCGAAGCGCGCCAGATGCGAGCCGTGGCGCTGCACAGCACGCGGTGTTCGGAGTGCGAGCACGAGTTGCGCGATCTCGAGCAGTTGCAGGAGTCGATTTCGCTTCACATCAACGAGCTGGTCGACACCATCGATCCCGGTCAGGTCTGGGCCGGTGTTGCGCCCCGCCTCTCCGGCCGCGCTCCCTCGTGGCACGAGCGTTGGGTGACCTGGTGGGAGGAGGCGCGAGCCGGCTGGCGCATTCGTGGTCCCGCCTTCGCCGGCCTCGCGGCGGCCGCGCTCCTGGCACTGATCGTGGTGCAGCGCGGGGGCGAGATGGTGCCGGCAGCCAAGCAGGTCGCGACCGCGCGCGGGCCCAAGATCGACAACTCCGCCAAGCTGGATTCCATGCAGAGCAGCGTCGATTCGGTGGCACTGGTCACCGAGCCGGAAACCAATACCACGATGCTCTGGATCATGGACGATGCCACCGGCGCCATCGAGCACGTCGCCGACGACCTGGGAGCGGCGGAGTGA
- a CDS encoding sigma-70 family RNA polymerase sigma factor, with translation MERSDRELVRESRRGDKEAFRELVERYQRKILAVAMGMVHNREDALELAQETFVKAYENLDRFKGESSFYTWLYRIVVNLGIDFRRRDRRHGTVSLADRPGGGEDIEAALPEQRLADPYQQTRSREIAERMQQAIGELTPDHKAVILLREVEGLSYEDISRVMQCSKGTVMSRLHYARKKLQDKLKDLL, from the coding sequence GTGGAACGTAGCGATCGCGAGTTGGTTCGCGAGAGCCGTCGCGGTGACAAGGAGGCCTTCCGCGAGCTCGTCGAACGGTATCAGCGAAAGATCTTGGCGGTGGCGATGGGCATGGTCCACAACCGCGAGGATGCCCTGGAACTGGCCCAGGAGACCTTTGTCAAAGCTTACGAGAACTTAGACCGCTTCAAGGGCGAATCGAGCTTCTACACATGGTTGTACCGCATCGTCGTCAATCTGGGCATCGACTTCCGTCGCCGCGACCGGCGGCATGGAACGGTGTCACTGGCGGATCGTCCCGGTGGCGGCGAGGACATCGAAGCGGCGCTGCCGGAACAGCGATTGGCGGATCCCTATCAGCAGACGCGCTCGCGGGAGATCGCGGAGCGCATGCAGCAAGCGATCGGCGAGTTGACCCCCGATCACAAAGCCGTCATACTTTTGCGCGAAGTCGAAGGGCTTTCCTACGAAGACATCAGCCGAGTCATGCAGTGCTCGAAGGGCACGGTGATGAGCCGTTTGCACTATGCCCGCAAGAAGCTGCAGGACAAGCTGAAGGATCTGCTGTGA